Within the Coraliomargarita parva genome, the region GCGACGAGATCTGGCTGCAATTTATTGGCTTCTTCCTCACGCTCGCGGGCTACATTCTCATTATCAACCGGCTCATTCGGGCTATTCGAGTCAAGCGGGGCCTGCCAGCATGCCCGGAAGGACCACAGACCCTAAAGCAGCAACTACAGAGCGGCTTGTTGGCGGTGCTTATTGTCTTTCTGACGGTCTTTGGTGCCGGTTTCCTGATCGCCCTCCTTCAATAGCTATTGATTCCCCCACTTGGTGTGATTGAGTGCGTAGCAGTGAACCAGGTCCATGCGCGGCCTTTCTTGCGATGATGGGCTTCTTCCTGTTAATCGCTTTCCTAGCCTGAGTGCAGGCTCAAGGCTTACGCATCTTCCTCAGAACGCTGAGGGTTGGTGGGATGCATCTTTACCAGTACAGGCAGGGCAGGGGAGTACGGTCCTCGCTGTTACCGTAGCCTCCTGCTTGAGGGGCTACGTTCAAAACCGGGTCTCCGCAATGGGGCAGATACCATGCTCTGACACCCGCTTCTCATGCATTTAATGGCCAATGATCTCAAAATACCTAGACATGGTAAGATAGTAGCTCTAAAACAGAACTTCGAACCGTTTGCGCTGTTCTGACACATCCCCTTTCTGTTTTCCTGGCGACTTTTCCGAGAGGCACCAATGGCGGTAGCGTGCCTGATGGCTAGGCCGCTTTGGTTTGTTCGTTGGACATGCCCTCAATCGGACTCTTTACCTGCCGGGCGTCGCATTGTGGCGAGACATGCAGGTAGATCTGAGTCGTTTCCAGGTTATTATGTCCCAACAGCTGCTGCACCGTCCGGATATGTGTTCCCTGTTCCAGCAGATGGGTGGCGTAGGAATGCCGCAGCACATGCGAGGTGACCCGTTTGGTAATGCCTGCCTTCTCCACACCCCGATGCAGATTGCGTTGATACACCCGCTCCAGGATATGATGCCTTCTCGTTACCTTCGGATCTCTCGGGTCTATTGATAAGTTGTTCATGGGCCAGAGCCACTGCCAGGGCCACGATTGTCCCGCCTTTGAGTATTTGCGTGCCAGGCTCTCCGGCAGCCACACCCCCTCCACATTGTTCTTTCGGTCCTCCTCGTATAGCCGCTTCGAGATCTCGACCTGCTCACGCAAGGCCACATGCAGTAAGCCCGGCAACTGGGCCACCCGGTCCTTGTCGCCCTTGCCGCCGCGCACCACCAGTAGGCTGTTGGCAAAGTCGAGGTCCTTCACCCGAAGGCTCATGAGCTCGGAGACGCGCAGTCCCGCCGCATACTGCAACCGGGCCATTAGTTGATACGGCATCCGCAGGGAGTCGAAGACTTGATTCAATTCACTTTGCGATAACACAACCGGGACCCGCTTCTTCTGATAAGCCTTCTTGT harbors:
- a CDS encoding integron integrase, which gives rise to MKVIEFPDWDAALGRSGIGEREEESFRITLRWYLSYCGEQGCQATVPSARAFVDQARRNHPKVPSFAVEQWKQALNWFFKHGRAASDMGAEAEIEITASVKTMRLGHGTPEWRLKMLTVLRRRQMSYRTETTYIGWVLRFARFCGTNDLESLETSSINKYLDFLARDKRVSAGTQRQALNALVFLYREVYRRELGDLDEYKKAYQKKRVPVVLSQSELNQVFDSLRMPYQLMARLQYAAGLRVSELMSLRVKDLDFANSLLVVRGGKGDKDRVAQLPGLLHVALREQVEISKRLYEEDRKNNVEGVWLPESLARKYSKAGQSWPWQWLWPMNNLSIDPRDPKVTRRHHILERVYQRNLHRGVEKAGITKRVTSHVLRHSYATHLLEQGTHIRTVQQLLGHNNLETTQIYLHVSPQCDARQVKSPIEGMSNEQTKAA